In Salvelinus fontinalis isolate EN_2023a unplaced genomic scaffold, ASM2944872v1 scaffold_0085, whole genome shotgun sequence, a genomic segment contains:
- the LOC129843000 gene encoding hatching enzyme 1.2-like — translation MEQSPSLTLLLLLLLGLSQANPLMEDGSGPEILTDDPEDVDITERILTTNNGSSQFLLEGDMVVPTTRNAMVCFSAGCFWKKSTNGLVEVPYTVSSSFSSSNKQIIENALRAFPSKTCIRFVPRQNQVDFISYEPRDGCWSSLGRVGGQQTVSLQMDGCVYFGVIQHETLHALGFQHEQTRSDRDQYVTINWSNIDSNNAYNFDRSNTNNLNTAYDYSSVMHYGNTAFSINGKDTITPIPNPNVPIGQRQGLSTTDILRINRLYGC, via the exons ATGGAGCAAAGCCCCTCTCTgaccctgctgctgctgctgctgctgggcctCTCTCAGGCCAACCCTCTCATGGAGGACGGAAGTGGACCAGAGATCCTAACAGACGACCCTGAGGATGTAGACATCACTGAGAGAATTCTGACCACCAATAACGGCTCCAGTCAGTTTCTGTTGGAGGGAGACATGGTGGTGCCAACAACCAGAAATGCCATGGTTTGCTTTAG TGCAGGGTGCTTCTGGAAAAAAAGCACCAACGGATTGGTTGAAGTGCCCTACACAGTGAGCAGTAGCTTCAGTTCCTCTAACAAGCAGATCATTGAGAATGCCCTCCGGGCCTTCCCTTCCAAGACCTGCATTCGCTTCGTGCCTCGTCAGAATCAGGTTGACTTCATCAGCTACGAGCCCAGAGACGGATGCTGGTCCTCTCTTGGGAGAGTGGGAGGCCAACAGACGGTCTCTCTCCAAATGGACGGCTGCGTTTACTTCGGGGTCATTCAGCACGAGACTCTCCACGCTCTGGGCTTCCAGCACGAACAAACCAGGAGCGACCGTGACCAGTATGTCACCATCAACTGGAGTAACATCGACTCTAACAACGCCTACAACTTCGACAGATCAAACACCAACAACCTGAACACTGCCTACGACTACAGCTCTGTCATGCACTATGGAAATACAGCCTTCTCTATCAACGGGAAGGACACCATCACCCCCATCCCCAACCCCAACGTGCCCATCGgccagagacaggggttgtccaCCACTGACATCCTGAGGATCAACAGACTCTACGGCTGCTGA
- the LOC129842999 gene encoding hatching enzyme 1.2-like, whose product MEQSPSLTLLLLLLLGLSQANPLMEDGSGPEILTDNPEDVDITERILTTNNGSSQFLLEGDMVAPTTRNAMVCFSAGCFWTKGTDGLVEVPYTVSSSFSSSNKQIIENALRAFPSKTCIRFVPRQNQVDFISYEPRDGCWSSLGRVGGQQTVSLQMDGCVYFGVIQHETLHALGFQHEQTRSDRDQYVTINWSNIDSNNAYNFDRSNTNNLNTAYDYSSVMHYGNTAFSINGMDTITPIPNPNVPIGQRQGLSTTDILRINRLYGC is encoded by the exons ATGGAGCAAAGCCCCTCTCTgaccctgctgctgctgctgctgctgggcctCTCTCAGGCCAACCCTCTCATGGAGGACGGAAGTGGACCAGAGATCCTAACAGACAACCCTGAGGATGTAGACATCACTGAGAGAATTCTGACCACCAATAACGGCTCCAGTCAGTTTCTGTTGGAGGGAGACATGGTGGCGCCAACAACCAGAAACGCCATGGTTTGCTTTAG TGCAGGGTGCTTCTGGACAAAAGGCACCGACGGATTGGTTGAAGTGCCCTACACAGTGAGCAGTAGCTTCAGTTCCTCTAACAAGCAGATCATTGAGAATGCCCTCCGGGCCTTCCCTTCCAAGACCTGCATTCGCTTCGTGCCTCGTCAGAATCAGGTTGACTTCATCAGCTACGAGCCCAGAGACGGATGCTGGTCCTCTCTTGGGAGAGTGGGAGGCCAACAGACGGTCTCTCTCCAAATGGACGGCTGCGTTTACTTCGGGGTCATTCAGCACGAGACTCTCCACGCTCTGGGCTTCCAGCACGAACAAACCAGGAGCGACCGTGACCAGTATGTCACCATCAACTGGAGTAACATCGACTCTAACAACGCCTACAACTTCGACAGATCAAACACCAACAACCTGAACACTGCCTACGACTACAGCTCTGTCATGCACTATGGAAATACAGCCTTCTCTATCAACGGGATGGACACCATCACCCCCATCCCCAACCCCAACGTGCCCATCGgccagagacaggggttgtccaCCACTGACATCCTGAGGATCAACAGACTCTACGGCTGCTGA